The proteins below are encoded in one region of Petrotoga miotherma DSM 10691:
- a CDS encoding aminopeptidase, whose protein sequence is MSRNQNSEINTCFHKVLSECGVIDQFKKVIIIFKENEYVWIELKNVLEKYEVNTIMVRIPNEEKDINSWIPKRCENGLFFIEPLGFYEADLTIFGLPIEARDYIFQKRLHERFIELQTSGQPTIMIDWPPEDIESSLKELVSHLYIRALCADYSNVHTENERLKNWLNRGRAYRITTSNGTDILIKREERPIHTEDCLINKTNKSILQLPCGEVFFAPIEKASNGVLVTKVGKKKIEISIKNGVARFEDERFLKIPNESFLGEFGIGTNRSMAKLFSLSSGEKAYGTCHFGFGNNTDIGGQISTEYHYDIIIDEPTITILE, encoded by the coding sequence ATGTCGAGAAATCAAAATAGTGAAATCAATACTTGTTTCCATAAGGTACTATCTGAATGCGGAGTAATTGATCAATTTAAAAAAGTGATCATTATCTTTAAAGAGAATGAATACGTTTGGATAGAACTTAAAAACGTATTGGAAAAATATGAAGTTAATACTATAATGGTTCGTATTCCTAATGAAGAAAAAGATATTAACTCGTGGATTCCCAAAAGATGTGAAAATGGATTATTTTTTATTGAGCCGTTAGGTTTCTACGAAGCTGATTTGACGATATTCGGACTACCAATAGAAGCCCGCGATTATATATTTCAAAAACGCTTGCATGAGAGATTTATCGAACTTCAAACCTCTGGTCAACCTACTATTATGATTGACTGGCCACCTGAAGATATAGAATCTTCGCTCAAAGAACTAGTAAGTCACTTATATATCCGGGCTTTATGTGCTGATTACTCAAATGTTCATACAGAAAATGAACGCTTAAAAAATTGGTTGAATAGGGGACGTGCATATCGAATAACTACCAGTAACGGTACCGACATATTAATTAAACGAGAAGAGCGCCCTATCCATACTGAAGATTGTCTTATTAACAAAACGAATAAAAGTATTTTGCAACTGCCATGTGGAGAGGTCTTTTTTGCGCCCATTGAAAAAGCTTCAAATGGAGTACTAGTAACAAAAGTGGGTAAGAAAAAGATAGAGATTAGTATAAAGAATGGTGTTGCTAGATTTGAAGATGAAAGGTTTCTTAAAATACCTAATGAATCCTTTTTAGGGGAATTTGGTATAGGCACCAATAGATCAATGGCTAAGCTATTTTCGTTATCTTCAGGTGAAAAGGCTTACGGAACTTGCCATTTTGGTTTTGGTAACAATACAGATATAGGTGGGCAAATTTCCACTGAGTATCATTATGACATCATAATTGATGAACCTACGATAACAATTTTGGAATGA
- a CDS encoding MFS transporter, with product MKPDSTIMKYYFIIILYNGIDKLFGTVYVAHMGLRGLTSFQIGQVLAISSIALSIFDFPTGNIADKYGRKRSLVLGFFIWSIGLLVFFQANNLFTFILSILLWAVGVSLISGTPGAWFVDEITKEGRAHLKAKVFPNANAISLIFGAIVALLSSVLAIGRPDFPLLVAGIMALGTSIMLIFILNENYGDRAISFRKALVRNTIDIFKSATMRLILIYSMTGRIAFQTFVMIWQLYMVKELKLSTAYLGFTMAIFLVVLAVGNSLAGILLKRFEGVKVSIIGQGLIAIGSITIVSHTSIVAFYLGASLIELGLGIDKSASSVWVHDFIPSERRASYISAISAAGSLFGFTIPLVSGYIADQIGFRYNWLLAFIGSLITITLLIKIGTAIRTVREGVQNVEKSK from the coding sequence ATGAAACCCGACTCTACAATAATGAAATATTATTTTATTATTATCCTTTATAACGGTATTGATAAATTATTCGGAACCGTCTATGTTGCTCATATGGGTTTAAGGGGATTAACTTCATTTCAAATTGGCCAGGTATTAGCGATTTCTTCAATAGCGTTAAGTATATTTGACTTTCCAACTGGAAACATTGCTGATAAATACGGGAGGAAAAGATCGTTAGTGTTAGGATTTTTTATATGGTCCATCGGGTTACTGGTATTCTTCCAAGCAAATAATCTATTTACTTTTATCTTGAGTATTTTATTGTGGGCAGTCGGCGTTTCATTGATTAGTGGTACTCCAGGAGCTTGGTTTGTTGATGAAATTACTAAAGAGGGTCGAGCGCATTTAAAAGCGAAAGTGTTTCCGAATGCAAATGCAATTTCACTAATATTCGGCGCTATCGTGGCTTTATTGTCCTCTGTTCTTGCAATTGGTCGTCCGGATTTTCCCTTATTAGTTGCTGGTATAATGGCACTTGGAACATCGATCATGCTTATTTTTATTTTAAATGAAAATTACGGAGATAGGGCAATTTCATTTAGGAAAGCCCTTGTTCGAAACACAATTGATATTTTTAAAAGTGCCACAATGAGATTAATTTTGATTTACTCTATGACAGGAAGAATTGCTTTCCAGACCTTTGTAATGATATGGCAATTATATATGGTCAAAGAGCTTAAATTGTCTACCGCATACTTAGGTTTTACAATGGCTATTTTTCTTGTAGTATTAGCCGTTGGAAATAGTTTAGCAGGCATACTTCTAAAGCGTTTTGAAGGTGTGAAAGTATCAATAATAGGACAAGGTTTAATTGCAATTGGTTCTATTACAATTGTTTCTCACACTTCAATTGTTGCTTTCTACTTAGGAGCTAGTTTAATCGAATTGGGATTGGGCATAGATAAGAGTGCAAGTTCAGTATGGGTTCATGATTTCATTCCAAGTGAGAGGAGAGCATCTTATATTTCAGCTATTTCTGCTGCTGGATCCTTGTTTGGTTTTACTATTCCTTTAGTAAGTGGTTATATTGCGGATCAGATAGGTTTTCGCTACAATTGGTTGTTAGCATTTATAGGAAGCCTTATTACAATTACACTATTAATCAAAATCGGTACTGCAATAAGAACTGTGAGAGAAGGGGTACAGAATGTCGAGAAATCAAAATAG
- a CDS encoding DUF885 family protein, translating into MESNRVKIEQEARFDQVKTTELCEEYLKVVQKILPGRIMRWGLDCQVPFVTLNKSVITSSINKLYELKNKLLAIHEDSIDFQMLIKSINYRLFEMDVLSEWQTRPYFYIERQLNFFVDIFQSELSKSFSKEWFDARIKSIPDLCFTAIENLDWQRVPSIERIWGSIKLKRISQMLEEVLVNRGESEKFIQSILKPLQEFRNRLEDKTVLHPIIKPWNLNQLERVIDDISGIKIDSEFLREKCLKIISDTKVIASQIRTKKNGIKVEKAWIKKKLQDISIAFASLFDISNMLLGSLKISLINDLNDEDINKPRASYAIVNTLTNEPSFYFFCRPSSYSNQSQLILDLVHEVYPGHHYERTLYYSSNKNNLCRLSYENIFFIEGWAKYVQDQYLLLNFDEEMNLWNKRDHFVMALKALAVLCVHKQNADWSSSMSYLSNLTDLPSEIIASILLEAYLNPIDTLAPLVGILAIQKYSEVNGIDNNLIKTGGSDLWGVLVNQ; encoded by the coding sequence ATGGAAAGTAATAGAGTAAAAATAGAACAAGAAGCGAGGTTTGATCAAGTTAAAACGACGGAGTTATGTGAGGAGTATTTAAAAGTCGTGCAAAAAATTCTTCCGGGAAGAATAATGAGATGGGGATTAGATTGCCAGGTTCCGTTTGTAACACTTAATAAGTCAGTAATAACATCTTCTATTAATAAATTATATGAGCTAAAAAATAAATTACTAGCTATTCACGAGGATTCAATTGATTTTCAAATGCTAATTAAATCAATAAATTATAGATTATTTGAAATGGATGTTTTGTCAGAATGGCAGACGAGACCTTATTTTTATATCGAACGACAGCTGAATTTTTTTGTGGATATATTCCAATCTGAATTATCGAAAAGCTTTAGTAAGGAATGGTTTGATGCTCGTATAAAGTCTATACCTGATCTATGTTTTACTGCCATCGAAAATTTAGATTGGCAAAGGGTGCCCTCCATAGAACGAATATGGGGTTCTATAAAATTAAAACGTATTTCTCAAATGCTCGAGGAAGTCCTAGTTAATCGGGGGGAATCAGAAAAATTTATACAGTCTATTTTAAAACCTCTACAAGAGTTTAGAAACAGGTTGGAGGACAAAACAGTCCTACATCCGATTATAAAACCTTGGAATTTAAATCAGCTTGAAAGGGTTATTGATGACATCTCTGGAATTAAGATAGATTCAGAGTTCCTTAGAGAAAAATGCTTGAAGATAATATCAGATACCAAAGTAATTGCTTCTCAGATACGAACTAAAAAGAATGGTATTAAGGTTGAAAAAGCTTGGATTAAAAAAAAATTACAAGACATATCCATTGCCTTCGCTAGTCTATTTGATATCTCTAATATGTTACTTGGTAGTTTAAAAATTTCATTAATAAATGATCTAAACGATGAAGATATTAACAAGCCACGAGCTTCGTACGCGATAGTTAATACATTAACGAATGAACCATCCTTTTACTTTTTCTGTAGACCAAGCTCTTATAGTAACCAAAGCCAACTTATCTTAGATTTAGTACATGAGGTATACCCTGGCCACCATTATGAACGCACACTTTACTATTCAAGTAACAAGAATAATTTATGCAGATTATCATATGAGAACATTTTTTTCATAGAAGGTTGGGCAAAGTATGTCCAAGATCAGTATTTATTATTGAACTTTGATGAAGAAATGAACCTTTGGAATAAAAGGGATCATTTTGTTATGGCTCTAAAGGCTTTGGCGGTGTTATGCGTTCACAAACAGAATGCTGACTGGTCATCTTCAATGTCTTATTTGTCTAACTTAACCGACTTGCCTTCTGAAATTATTGCATCAATTCTACTTGAAGCATATTTAAATCCAATTGATACTTTGGCGCCCCTTGTGGGTATCTTAGCTATACAAAAATACAGTGAGGTAAATGGTATCGATAATAATCTTATAAAAACAGGAGGATCTGACCTATGGGGCGTTTTGGTAAATCAATGA
- a CDS encoding amino acid--tRNA ligase-related protein codes for MNLQKRTLIKQLDQLPENSMVKICGWLAVSNEDLIVRDFTGAIIIKDIDEKLSSEIGSRVQVKGLYCGNKIMVKELSIISRSNLIISNDKVQSIKKYRQTEHVNLLRQMNIAEQLVRGFLLENNFIEIRTPILWEPPIREYGQLELEAVHPEFHNSMYSLLQSPLVPSLLIAIGGLERTFQFSRCFRWDPQGDDNTKSLEFNQLHLTMAFTSMEEGREFSERLISHLINNLKGEGFSNSFSRITYDESIMKFGNDRPDFRYNEILTPIIYSKEIINSQTDSLFQGVLVKSLLPEFVLRTLLESLGKYFENVGIMTMSGGNVKKYGNIHLKNFKAWISKFNIKSDVTLFILQPKSERYDPLIKAFCRQLAKYLNQSIKEIGIGWVENFPYLFKMDELNEKELKYLKHFSRSLFGRTYKENGKIYLRSHDLILNGVEIASGGEKEHDALKFKENLIVASRGANINLEDYNYYIEALQNGAPPLYTIAFGWERLLSQIFKTNSIYDLIIFPKDGAGRWKVIE; via the coding sequence GTGAATCTTCAAAAGAGAACATTGATTAAACAGTTGGATCAATTACCAGAAAATTCTATGGTAAAAATTTGCGGTTGGTTAGCCGTATCCAATGAAGACTTAATTGTTCGTGATTTCACGGGTGCAATCATTATAAAAGATATCGATGAAAAACTTTCTTCTGAAATAGGAAGCCGTGTCCAGGTCAAAGGGCTTTATTGTGGTAATAAAATAATGGTAAAAGAATTGAGCATAATCAGCCGATCGAATTTAATTATTTCAAATGATAAAGTTCAATCAATAAAAAAATATAGACAAACAGAACATGTGAACTTACTTCGGCAGATGAATATCGCTGAACAACTTGTTCGAGGTTTTCTATTAGAAAACAATTTTATAGAAATAAGAACACCCATCTTATGGGAGCCGCCTATTAGAGAATATGGGCAGCTGGAGTTAGAGGCTGTTCATCCTGAATTTCATAATTCAATGTATTCCCTCCTTCAATCTCCATTAGTTCCATCACTATTAATTGCAATTGGCGGTCTTGAAAGGACATTTCAATTTTCTCGCTGTTTTAGGTGGGATCCCCAGGGAGATGATAATACTAAGTCACTAGAATTTAACCAATTACACTTAACTATGGCTTTTACCAGCATGGAAGAAGGAAGAGAATTTTCTGAGAGATTGATTTCGCATCTCATAAACAATTTAAAAGGCGAAGGTTTTTCAAATAGTTTTTCTCGAATAACGTACGATGAATCAATCATGAAATTTGGTAATGATCGACCTGACTTTCGATATAATGAGATTCTAACTCCAATTATTTATTCGAAAGAAATTATTAATTCTCAAACTGATAGTCTTTTTCAAGGTGTATTAGTAAAATCATTACTGCCTGAATTTGTTCTTCGAACGTTGCTTGAATCTCTAGGTAAGTACTTCGAAAATGTAGGTATTATGACCATGTCGGGTGGAAATGTGAAAAAGTATGGTAATATCCACTTGAAAAATTTTAAGGCGTGGATTTCTAAATTTAATATAAAAAGTGATGTTACACTTTTTATACTTCAACCTAAGAGTGAAAGGTACGATCCACTAATAAAAGCTTTTTGTCGACAATTGGCGAAATACTTAAACCAATCAATAAAAGAGATAGGTATTGGATGGGTGGAGAACTTCCCATATTTATTTAAAATGGATGAGTTAAATGAAAAGGAATTAAAGTACTTAAAACATTTTAGTAGAAGTTTGTTTGGTCGTACTTATAAAGAAAATGGAAAAATATATTTAAGAAGTCATGATTTAATTTTAAATGGCGTAGAAATTGCAAGTGGTGGTGAAAAAGAACATGATGCTCTAAAGTTTAAGGAGAACTTAATTGTTGCAAGCAGGGGAGCGAATATAAATTTGGAAGATTATAATTACTACATTGAAGCTCTTCAAAATGGAGCTCCACCTCTTTATACAATTGCATTTGGTTGGGAAAGACTCCTGTCTCAAATATTCAAAACCAACTCAATATATGATTTAATAATATTTCCTAAGGACGGTGCTGGAAGATGGAAAGTAATAGAGTAA
- a CDS encoding radical SAM protein — protein sequence MIKLGKELVKSRYLHTFKKGDKTIIFNSLNLEIFEGEQSYYEIINKYLVPSKCVNITKELSELFDSKIIVYKEENESNQALKRLRELRSKALREKKGRIGFMRIDLTEQCNMACSYCFQQQFYKHRQPVMSMEKFVEIMNWFIEENRGNVPRVQYFGGEPLLKFDLIQRGNEMLVDAKNKNNISNYSQIITTNGTLMTKKIADYLNKWNFDVAFSLDGWKDLNDKSRVFKGGQGTYDRVLQGIHNFRSSGGNVNILLTPRNDNLVHIPEIVKHFVEDLGATTVGVNSPQPTEAGWEVEGHGLAKATQKAWEYCIEKNVNFVGPGTFIPKIIKSKSAQVGRCVDGNSGEAEAEWSIYISATGDFSYCLVHHQDDRCVSDDPKQIKQESKFRLWHYNTSDHPECDTCIASQICGGPCSLELALRRGELNPDRCKFYKDMVEWVVKR from the coding sequence ATGATAAAATTAGGAAAAGAACTTGTTAAATCAAGATACCTTCATACATTTAAAAAAGGTGATAAAACAATAATATTCAATAGCTTGAATCTTGAAATATTTGAAGGAGAACAATCTTACTACGAAATTATAAATAAATATTTGGTTCCTTCAAAGTGTGTAAACATTACTAAAGAGTTATCTGAATTATTTGATTCAAAAATTATTGTTTATAAAGAGGAAAACGAGTCAAATCAAGCATTAAAACGATTGAGGGAACTGCGGAGTAAGGCACTGAGAGAGAAGAAGGGAAGAATAGGTTTTATGCGCATTGATCTTACTGAGCAATGCAATATGGCTTGTTCCTACTGTTTTCAACAACAATTTTATAAGCATCGTCAGCCAGTTATGAGTATGGAAAAATTTGTTGAGATTATGAACTGGTTTATTGAGGAGAATCGAGGAAACGTACCACGTGTACAATATTTTGGTGGGGAACCACTTCTAAAATTTGATCTAATACAGAGGGGTAATGAAATGTTAGTTGATGCGAAAAATAAAAATAATATAAGCAATTATTCACAAATAATTACAACTAATGGAACTCTTATGACAAAAAAAATTGCAGATTATTTAAACAAATGGAATTTTGATGTAGCATTTAGCCTTGATGGGTGGAAAGACCTTAACGATAAAAGTCGCGTGTTTAAAGGAGGGCAAGGAACATATGATAGAGTTTTACAAGGAATTCATAATTTTAGGAGTTCAGGTGGAAATGTTAATATTTTGCTTACACCGCGGAATGACAATTTGGTTCATATTCCAGAAATTGTTAAGCATTTTGTTGAAGATTTGGGAGCAACAACTGTTGGTGTTAATTCTCCTCAACCGACAGAGGCAGGTTGGGAGGTAGAAGGACATGGTCTTGCGAAAGCCACTCAAAAGGCGTGGGAATACTGCATTGAAAAAAATGTTAATTTCGTTGGACCGGGGACGTTCATTCCCAAAATAATCAAATCAAAGTCTGCTCAAGTTGGTCGTTGTGTGGATGGAAATAGTGGAGAAGCTGAAGCAGAGTGGTCAATATATATTTCTGCAACAGGCGATTTTTCTTATTGTCTTGTTCATCACCAAGACGATAGATGTGTATCGGATGACCCAAAACAGATAAAGCAAGAATCAAAATTCAGATTGTGGCATTATAACACTTCTGATCATCCTGAATGCGATACTTGCATTGCTAGTCAAATCTGTGGTGGTCCTTGCAGCCTTGAACTGGCTTTACGCAGGGGAGAATTAAATCCAGATCGATGTAAATTTTATAAAGATATGGTCGAGTGGGTGGTGAAAAGGTGA
- a CDS encoding transposase, whose product MKSYPSELKANVVKECVEKGVSCSQLSKTYNIPTRNIYKWVKKFRDSGENYSCFFNGSFNKNSIVSRGSKIPPVVYENSGVDLDEISRLCMEYPELAQTLQSLKDLVIEKDIENRVLREQVEFVKKNLNQRK is encoded by the coding sequence GTGAAGTCTTACCCCTCCGAGTTAAAAGCTAACGTTGTTAAAGAGTGTGTCGAAAAAGGTGTTTCTTGTTCTCAACTTAGTAAAACTTACAACATCCCTACCAGAAATATCTATAAGTGGGTTAAGAAGTTTAGAGATTCTGGTGAGAATTATTCTTGCTTTTTCAATGGCTCTTTTAATAAAAATTCCATTGTTTCTCGTGGTTCTAAGATTCCTCCTGTGGTTTACGAGAATTCCGGTGTCGATTTGGATGAGATTTCTCGGCTTTGTATGGAATATCCCGAACTCGCTCAGACTCTTCAGAGTTTGAAGGATTTGGTGATCGAAAAGGATATTGAGAACAGAGTTCTTAGAGAACAAGTTGAGTTTGTAAAAAAAAATTTGAATCAGAGAAAATGA
- a CDS encoding IS3 family transposase, whose product MENRHADFKSTPILDIQYVNRLHREYGVSLSYLFEEFNVKPNTYYYKTRLFLDTSSLSKKKHSNSKTRGFCYTVNGDKVPDEFVIAELIKIKEHLNMYVSKHYLKTLGSTKLCAYFKKNYGIIINHKKMSRLKHEIGLVGKYTNHSPHPRRGPQKHIATAPNQFWEMDIKYFKTKDGYVQVFSIIDTFDRQIVGSYVGPSCKSKDIIKTIFEALRHRGISGKGLIIRSDNGTQFTSLLTENFMRNVGILHEFGYPHNPDCQAFIESFHSSVQREFVPLNTFTNISDFTMKYKVYLDFYLNIRPHGSLNYLTPNEFHVSYKENRIKIKEIKEKLTIFE is encoded by the coding sequence ATGGAAAATAGACATGCTGATTTCAAATCTACACCCATTTTGGATATTCAATATGTCAATAGGTTACATAGAGAGTACGGCGTTTCTCTTTCTTATCTTTTTGAAGAGTTCAACGTGAAACCTAACACTTATTATTACAAGACGAGGCTCTTCTTGGATACCAGTTCTTTGTCAAAGAAAAAGCATTCTAATTCTAAAACTCGAGGTTTTTGCTATACTGTGAATGGTGATAAGGTTCCTGATGAATTTGTAATCGCTGAACTAATAAAAATCAAGGAACATCTCAATATGTATGTCTCAAAGCATTATTTGAAAACTCTTGGTTCTACTAAGCTGTGTGCGTATTTCAAGAAAAATTATGGAATAATTATCAATCACAAAAAGATGAGCCGTTTGAAACACGAAATCGGTTTGGTTGGAAAATATACAAACCATTCACCACATCCAAGAAGAGGTCCTCAAAAACATATTGCAACAGCTCCTAACCAGTTTTGGGAAATGGATATCAAATACTTCAAAACTAAAGATGGTTATGTACAAGTGTTCAGCATAATTGATACTTTTGATAGACAAATCGTTGGTTCTTACGTCGGTCCATCATGTAAATCAAAGGATATAATTAAAACAATCTTTGAAGCTCTTAGGCACAGAGGAATATCAGGAAAAGGCTTGATTATTAGATCAGATAACGGTACTCAGTTCACTTCTTTGTTAACAGAAAATTTTATGAGAAATGTTGGTATACTTCATGAGTTCGGATATCCACATAATCCAGATTGTCAAGCCTTTATCGAATCTTTTCATTCGAGTGTCCAAAGAGAGTTTGTTCCTTTGAATACCTTTACTAATATTAGTGATTTCACTATGAAATACAAAGTGTATTTGGATTTTTATCTTAATATTAGACCTCATGGCTCTTTGAACTACTTGACACCAAATGAGTTCCATGTTTCATACAAAGAAAATAGAATAAAAATTAAGGAAATCAAAGAAAAACTTACCATTTTTGAGTAA
- a CDS encoding ABC transporter substrate-binding protein has translation MKKVFIVLMVTLMGVFAFTQVKNPDMIFDATLSEPDTLDPHHAYDTSSGEVIFNVYDNLVAYDGESMSKFVPMLSTVVPTVENGYLRDGGTTYVFPIREGVKFHNGNDLTPEDVEYTFERALLYNPPGGPVWMYLDPMFGVFSIRTLVEDYVGASWDTIFDSEMNPTSPEYEEALVNFYNDVIDPAVEVQGNEVLVHLARPFAPFLNVIASGSSWGSILDKEYSVELGIWDGNAEGWWKYHGWTKEQSPYFDHAMGTGPYKLVEWDHAQQRVTLERFDDYWKGPAPIRRVIIQGIDEWSTRRAMLETGDADIAYVPAQYLDVVLSMDGLTVIPGTPEVSITSLGFNWQVDPESPYIGSGQLDGNGIPPDFFADHNVRLGFAYAFDYDGMINEVLNGLGEKVPTALPTGFLGFDEDLPTYELDLQKAENYFKRAYQGRLWQTGFNMTILYNTGNDSRRVSAEILRDNLAKINPRFQVEVRGVQWPTYLDERENMMLPVYIIGWVADFPDPHNFIFTYYHSEGDYGGFYGDNFAEFASLPRPEFGGKSLNKMIEDAALESDPAKREQMYIDIQEFVFDYALVLPLYQPQGLRVHRSWLKGWINNPIWPGDYYYNYTKVE, from the coding sequence ATGAAAAAGGTTTTTATTGTTCTTATGGTTACTTTGATGGGTGTTTTTGCCTTTACTCAGGTGAAAAACCCTGATATGATTTTCGATGCCACACTAAGTGAACCAGATACTTTAGACCCTCACCATGCTTACGACACTTCTAGTGGTGAAGTTATTTTCAACGTATATGACAACTTGGTAGCATACGATGGTGAAAGTATGAGTAAGTTTGTTCCTATGCTCTCAACGGTTGTCCCTACAGTTGAAAATGGTTATTTGAGAGACGGTGGAACAACATATGTCTTTCCAATAAGAGAAGGTGTAAAATTCCACAACGGTAACGATTTAACCCCTGAAGATGTCGAATACACCTTCGAAAGAGCACTATTATACAACCCACCTGGAGGACCAGTATGGATGTACTTAGATCCTATGTTTGGTGTTTTCAGTATTAGAACGTTGGTAGAAGATTACGTAGGTGCTTCATGGGATACTATATTTGATAGTGAGATGAATCCTACATCTCCTGAATACGAAGAGGCTCTAGTTAATTTCTATAATGACGTGATAGATCCTGCGGTAGAAGTTCAAGGTAATGAAGTTCTTGTCCATTTGGCAAGACCTTTCGCCCCATTTTTGAATGTAATTGCTTCTGGAAGTAGTTGGGGTTCGATATTAGATAAAGAATACTCTGTGGAATTAGGCATTTGGGATGGAAATGCCGAAGGTTGGTGGAAGTATCACGGATGGACAAAAGAGCAGTCTCCATACTTTGACCATGCGATGGGAACAGGTCCGTATAAATTGGTCGAATGGGATCACGCTCAACAAAGGGTAACGCTCGAACGATTCGACGATTACTGGAAGGGTCCCGCCCCAATAAGAAGAGTAATCATTCAAGGTATAGACGAATGGTCGACGAGAAGAGCTATGCTTGAAACAGGTGATGCTGACATAGCTTATGTTCCTGCTCAATATTTAGATGTTGTACTTTCTATGGATGGTTTGACCGTTATCCCTGGCACACCTGAGGTTTCAATCACCTCTTTAGGGTTCAATTGGCAAGTTGATCCAGAGTCGCCATACATTGGTTCAGGTCAATTGGATGGAAACGGTATTCCACCAGATTTCTTTGCAGATCATAATGTTAGATTAGGTTTTGCTTATGCCTTTGATTATGATGGTATGATAAATGAAGTTTTGAACGGTTTGGGTGAAAAAGTTCCTACCGCTTTACCAACTGGATTCTTAGGGTTCGACGAAGATCTCCCAACATACGAATTGGATCTGCAAAAGGCTGAAAATTACTTCAAACGGGCTTATCAAGGTAGATTATGGCAAACAGGTTTCAATATGACTATTCTTTACAATACAGGAAACGATTCAAGGAGAGTATCTGCAGAAATATTGAGGGATAATTTAGCAAAGATAAATCCTAGATTCCAAGTTGAAGTTAGAGGGGTTCAATGGCCAACTTACTTAGATGAAAGAGAAAATATGATGCTTCCAGTTTACATCATAGGTTGGGTTGCGGATTTTCCAGATCCACATAACTTTATTTTCACCTATTATCACAGCGAAGGTGATTACGGAGGATTCTACGGCGATAACTTTGCGGAATTTGCAAGCTTGCCAAGACCAGAATTTGGTGGAAAATCATTGAACAAAATGATAGAAGATGCAGCCCTTGAATCTGATCCTGCTAAAAGAGAGCAAATGTACATAGATATTCAAGAATTTGTTTTTGATTACGCTCTTGTTTTACCACTTTATCAGCCACAAGGGTTGAGGGTCCATCGTTCTTGGCTAAAAGGATGGATAAATAATCCAATTTGGCCAGGTGACTATTATTATAACTATACTAAGGTAGAGTAA
- a CDS encoding ABC transporter permease, which produces MTTYIMRRLLLLPLIMLGVTLIVFSMQQLLGPLKLLSTYVDPNTYAKLSDQDKIALMEQYGLTDPWPVRYGKWIGNLFKGDLGWSVVGKEPVIDALLHRFPYTVELALYALFPIIGVGIWFGVTAAVHHNSFIDQVIRIFALIGWSLPDFVWAILVLLIFYIGLGWFPPGNLSLWADEIVKSATFNNYTHLLTIDALLNGRIDIFWDALRHIIGPIIAISWLWWANLLRITRSSMLEVLRRDYIRTARSKGLPEKLVINKHARRNALIPVVTTAGQMVIGLLAGVVIVEMVFVRTGLGSFAATAAQQLDYASIMGVLLFTSFILIVGNLIIDVSYAFIDPRIRLG; this is translated from the coding sequence TTGACCACATACATTATGAGAAGGTTGTTATTACTCCCTTTGATTATGTTGGGCGTTACATTGATAGTTTTTTCTATGCAACAATTACTGGGACCACTGAAACTTTTATCTACTTACGTTGATCCAAATACTTATGCCAAGTTATCTGATCAAGATAAAATTGCTTTGATGGAGCAGTATGGATTGACCGATCCTTGGCCTGTTAGATACGGCAAATGGATAGGGAATTTGTTCAAAGGTGATCTTGGTTGGTCTGTAGTGGGGAAAGAGCCTGTTATTGATGCTTTATTACACAGATTTCCCTATACAGTAGAATTAGCACTATATGCTCTTTTCCCTATAATAGGAGTTGGTATATGGTTTGGGGTTACTGCTGCAGTTCATCATAATTCATTCATAGATCAAGTTATTAGAATATTTGCTTTAATTGGTTGGTCTTTGCCAGATTTTGTTTGGGCAATCCTTGTCTTATTGATATTTTATATTGGCTTGGGATGGTTTCCTCCAGGTAACCTAAGTTTATGGGCAGATGAAATTGTAAAAAGTGCCACCTTTAATAACTATACTCATCTTTTGACTATAGATGCATTACTCAATGGAAGAATTGATATATTTTGGGATGCTTTAAGACATATTATAGGTCCAATTATTGCTATATCTTGGCTATGGTGGGCTAATCTACTGAGGATCACCCGATCTTCTATGTTGGAAGTTCTTAGAAGAGATTACATAAGAACTGCAAGATCAAAAGGGTTACCAGAAAAATTAGTTATAAACAAGCATGCTAGAAGAAATGCCTTGATCCCTGTTGTAACAACCGCGGGTCAAATGGTCATCGGTTTATTGGCGGGAGTTGTTATAGTAGAGATGGTTTTTGTTAGAACAGGTTTAGGATCCTTCGCTGCAACAGCCGCTCAACAATTGGATTATGCTTCTATAATGGGTGTTCTATTATTTACTTCTTTCATACTTATTGTAGGAAATCTTATAATCGATGTATCTTACGCATTTATCGATCCAAGAATTAGGTTAGGGTGA